Proteins encoded within one genomic window of Hahella chejuensis KCTC 2396:
- a CDS encoding serine O-acetyltransferase codes for MAGLLAADIRRKRSHYVRIDNFVNKYLKITFQLGTLYLCSYRLGHYAARARNPLLKLAAWLLYFPTEFLLGSITGIRIPPQVAIGPGLVIHNFSGVFIDAEIVGEDCTVNQCVTVGPDYQRKGRPRLGDNVFIGSGAKILGNITIGDNVVVASNALVIDSVPDNCTVVGAPARIVSRNNTSSYLKFKQPKR; via the coding sequence ATGGCCGGTTTACTGGCGGCGGATATCCGCAGGAAGCGCTCACACTATGTGCGCATCGACAATTTCGTCAACAAGTACCTGAAAATCACGTTCCAGCTGGGCACGCTCTATCTGTGCTCGTACCGTCTGGGGCACTATGCCGCGCGCGCGCGCAATCCCTTGTTGAAGCTGGCGGCGTGGCTTTTATATTTTCCGACCGAGTTTCTGCTGGGCTCCATCACCGGCATTCGCATCCCTCCCCAGGTCGCTATCGGTCCCGGTCTGGTCATCCATAATTTCTCCGGCGTTTTTATCGACGCGGAAATCGTGGGCGAAGACTGCACCGTCAACCAGTGCGTCACCGTCGGCCCGGACTATCAACGCAAAGGCCGTCCCCGTCTGGGCGACAATGTCTTTATCGGCTCCGGCGCCAAGATTCTGGGAAATATCACCATCGGCGACAATGTGGTGGTCGCCTCCAACGCGCTGGTGATCGACTCGGTTCCGGACAACTGTACTGTCGTCGGCGCGCCGGCCCGGATCGTTTCGCGCAACAACACCAGCAGTTACCTTAAGTTCAAACAACCCAAGCGTTGA
- a CDS encoding metal-dependent hydrolase, producing the protein MATTVAHALCGIDCLLAAHALRGGAVMPKAAALAFFALLGNAPDLDMLVGYFISGDHLAYHSRASHAPATLLVLAALLAWPHWRFLALWPGYFQRFAVIVCALLSHTLLDFLTGPQRGLHSSFGAPLLWPLSDVRVSAPFSLLIGPHHDTLDRFIGWRNVWAVASELLLFAPLTWLLWRQARGARNTIEGFK; encoded by the coding sequence ATGGCGACCACTGTGGCCCACGCACTTTGCGGTATCGACTGTCTCCTGGCGGCCCATGCGCTGCGCGGCGGCGCGGTCATGCCCAAAGCGGCCGCGCTGGCGTTTTTCGCATTGCTCGGCAATGCGCCGGATCTGGATATGCTGGTCGGATATTTCATCAGCGGCGACCATCTCGCTTATCACAGTCGCGCATCTCATGCGCCGGCGACGTTATTGGTTTTGGCCGCCTTATTGGCGTGGCCCCACTGGAGATTTCTGGCGCTCTGGCCAGGCTATTTTCAGCGCTTCGCAGTGATCGTCTGCGCTCTGCTCAGTCATACCCTGCTGGATTTTCTCACCGGCCCACAGCGAGGGCTGCACAGCAGCTTTGGCGCGCCGCTGCTTTGGCCGTTAAGCGACGTCCGCGTCTCCGCGCCGTTCTCTTTATTGATTGGACCTCACCACGACACCCTGGACCGTTTTATCGGCTGGCGCAATGTGTGGGCGGTGGCGTCCGAGTTATTGCTGTTCGCGCCGCTCACCTGGCTGCTTTGGCGCCAGGCGCGCGGGGCCCGCAACACCATAGAAGGATTCAAATGA
- a CDS encoding efflux RND transporter periplasmic adaptor subunit, with product MTGRMLNILKRNFVFSVFIVAIVGLIGYLLLSAKKHMEITNTEIARNVGNAAPVELHKVGAGAVTSRFAATAVATEGVSVAIRPQIEGAIRAQPVKLGDLVVEGQELFRLDDALYKSNYTLAKSLVENRKTLLDYYSANLSEMKSLLEGEYVSQEQYKTAFLNFTQSQSSLAEATHQLNNASQELKQTQVSSPISGVVSEVKSFPGVYIKKGEEALVINSIDPILFKILLPEKELGNFSLGKAVDIRLSAFTNTTLRGTIYRVDPELDESQGAARVYVQAPNPELTVKPGMTGTVYLEQNKNTVRIPSIALINRFDDDAVVFRVSESGAAELTPVKVGIAGDGYVEIIEGLHVGDEIVVAGQQSLKAGDKVKG from the coding sequence ATGACTGGACGCATGCTGAACATCTTGAAGCGCAATTTCGTCTTTTCCGTATTCATCGTAGCGATCGTCGGATTGATCGGCTACCTGCTGCTGTCCGCCAAGAAGCATATGGAAATCACCAACACGGAAATCGCCCGCAATGTGGGGAACGCCGCGCCAGTGGAGCTGCACAAGGTCGGCGCGGGCGCCGTCACCTCCCGCTTCGCCGCCACCGCCGTCGCCACGGAAGGGGTTTCCGTCGCGATACGTCCGCAAATCGAAGGCGCTATCAGGGCGCAACCGGTCAAGCTGGGCGATCTGGTGGTCGAAGGTCAGGAGCTTTTCCGCCTGGATGACGCCTTGTACAAGTCCAATTACACACTGGCGAAATCTCTGGTGGAGAACCGCAAAACCTTGCTGGACTACTACAGCGCCAATCTCAGTGAAATGAAGAGCCTGCTGGAAGGCGAATATGTTTCTCAGGAGCAGTATAAGACCGCCTTCCTCAACTTCACCCAGTCGCAAAGCAGTCTGGCCGAAGCCACCCATCAACTGAACAACGCCAGCCAGGAACTCAAACAAACGCAAGTGTCCTCGCCGATCTCCGGCGTCGTCAGCGAAGTAAAGAGCTTTCCCGGCGTCTATATCAAGAAGGGCGAGGAAGCGCTGGTCATCAATTCCATCGACCCGATTCTGTTCAAGATTCTGCTGCCGGAAAAAGAGCTGGGCAACTTTTCACTGGGCAAGGCCGTGGATATCCGCCTGTCCGCCTTCACCAACACCACCCTGCGCGGAACGATCTACCGGGTGGACCCGGAGCTGGATGAAAGCCAGGGCGCCGCCCGGGTCTACGTGCAGGCGCCCAATCCCGAGCTGACCGTGAAGCCCGGCATGACCGGCACGGTGTATCTGGAGCAGAACAAAAACACCGTGCGCATTCCTTCCATCGCCCTGATCAATCGCTTTGACGACGACGCGGTGGTGTTTCGGGTCAGCGAATCCGGCGCGGCGGAATTGACCCCGGTGAAGGTAGGCATCGCCGGCGACGGCTATGTGGAAATCATTGAGGGGCTGCATGTGGGAGACGAGATTGTGGTGGCGGGACAGCAGAGTCTGAAAGCCGGAGATAAGGTAAAAGGATAA
- a CDS encoding TolC family protein, which produces MMSARLSLSLAAGVCMTLSAGVCHGFEDRPEFKALLSKMCRTSPQLQVQRLEIASLRKEFEYTSGQAWYPEVTLSAGPQYYEGESVGNFAFEQNQSAFIDSDNETSVSGRRSGFVNQAKVALDAPIYRNSRWVGQETDDAAILRQRIEYEAAKHQKLFQESLLDLVEVLVSLQQAQQQEVLLRELLVDAQSQLDIAHNAVRARLIERSDLLEAEGAVAELEGELQQTANNRDYLSQKFAFLAQTTEAIPTLDFKLDSLPPAGDLESLVEAAENSSIDVILQQAQLAIARRQYDQARHDNGVAFGLSGSVRGVADEDFGESKHLATVGVSLEVKLQDTLRASGKSRYWALQVEKEQRQLDLIRANQRIVTLQNYRDYQQQLLTLKNSLSALERARSELEKNQELFRLGKVGVSEVIESRSDIRQIELGKLDAYAKLWLLQFRLTPGARWSCSVKGD; this is translated from the coding sequence ATGATGTCAGCCAGGTTGTCGCTATCACTCGCCGCCGGCGTCTGCATGACGCTGAGTGCGGGAGTTTGTCATGGCTTTGAAGACCGCCCCGAGTTTAAGGCCCTGTTGAGTAAAATGTGCCGCACCAGCCCGCAATTGCAGGTGCAGCGACTGGAAATCGCCTCTCTGCGCAAAGAGTTCGAATACACATCGGGACAGGCGTGGTATCCGGAAGTGACCCTGAGCGCAGGGCCGCAGTACTACGAAGGCGAATCCGTGGGCAACTTCGCCTTCGAGCAGAATCAGAGCGCCTTCATCGACTCAGACAATGAAACCTCCGTCAGCGGACGCCGCTCCGGATTTGTGAATCAGGCCAAGGTGGCGCTGGACGCGCCCATCTATCGCAATAGCCGCTGGGTGGGACAGGAAACCGACGACGCCGCGATTCTGCGCCAGCGCATCGAATACGAAGCCGCCAAGCATCAGAAGCTGTTTCAGGAAAGCCTGCTGGATCTGGTGGAGGTGCTGGTGTCCCTGCAACAGGCGCAGCAACAGGAAGTTCTGCTGCGGGAACTGTTGGTGGACGCCCAGTCGCAACTGGATATCGCGCACAATGCCGTCCGCGCCCGTCTGATCGAACGCTCGGATCTGCTGGAGGCGGAAGGCGCCGTCGCCGAACTGGAGGGCGAGCTGCAGCAAACGGCGAATAACCGGGATTATCTGAGCCAGAAATTCGCCTTCCTGGCGCAGACCACGGAGGCCATACCAACGCTGGATTTCAAACTGGACTCCCTGCCCCCTGCGGGAGATCTTGAGTCCCTCGTCGAGGCGGCGGAGAACAGCAGCATCGACGTCATTCTGCAACAAGCCCAACTCGCCATCGCCCGCCGCCAGTATGATCAGGCGCGCCACGACAACGGCGTCGCATTTGGCCTGAGCGGCTCCGTGCGCGGTGTGGCGGATGAGGACTTCGGCGAGAGCAAACATCTCGCCACGGTAGGCGTCAGTCTTGAGGTAAAGTTGCAGGACACCCTGCGCGCCAGCGGCAAGTCCCGCTATTGGGCGCTGCAAGTGGAAAAAGAACAGAGGCAGTTGGATCTGATCAGGGCGAACCAGCGCATCGTCACCCTGCAAAATTATCGGGACTATCAACAGCAATTATTGACCTTGAAGAACTCGCTCAGCGCCCTGGAGCGCGCCAGATCCGAGCTGGAGAAGAACCAGGAGCTGTTTCGACTGGGCAAGGTGGGCGTCAGTGAGGTGATCGAATCCCGTTCCGATATCCGACAAATTGAGCTGGGCAAATTGGACGCCTACGCCAAGCTGTGGCTGCTGCAGTTCCGGCTGACGCCGGGCGCGCGATGGTCCTGCTCCGTAAAGGGAGATTAA
- a CDS encoding flippase: MSSNKKIFRNIIATLLGEGVGALLNIYVIVLIARTLGPESFGDFAFILAFVGLLQLVTDMGVTNLLVREIAQKREQYKYFFGNVRLLAWTVTLVATAPTAIVCLLILEDRDFGLSLFIMTVAALIVFHSVIYGALFRAFERMEFNAAIFVIHKVILLALTLYWREHDPSILALCGYYLLANICQFLLFYACSLTVFKRIPWRFDPGLWKYVLFESAPIGLSMMCRRATLHVDTLILKAMAAPLALGLFNAAYRVIQIIEMLPFTLSIPIYPKLARLALGDKADFSRFLNQVLKFYAILSLPIVAYVFVFAEDIIGLMYTPEFASSANILQALAVAIFFIFPSSIMIYVYSAMGRQRLFTLISVATLATNAILDILLIPHLHAFGAAVGTVTAEALFIAGSLWFLYRQSVPVQWVRMSYKPLLASLLAGYAVNAVFASPGLLQFILASLLFAVAYLALILVSKTLNQRELAFLTALIKRRPAGKGAQ; this comes from the coding sequence ATGTCTTCGAACAAGAAGATTTTCCGCAATATCATCGCCACTTTGCTCGGCGAAGGCGTGGGCGCGCTGCTCAACATCTACGTCATCGTCTTGATCGCCCGCACTCTGGGACCGGAATCCTTCGGCGACTTCGCCTTCATTCTGGCGTTTGTCGGCCTGCTGCAACTGGTCACCGACATGGGCGTCACCAATCTGCTGGTGCGGGAAATCGCGCAGAAGAGGGAGCAATACAAGTATTTCTTCGGCAACGTGCGCCTGCTGGCCTGGACGGTCACCCTGGTCGCCACAGCCCCCACCGCCATCGTCTGCCTGCTGATTCTGGAGGATCGCGACTTCGGCCTGAGTCTTTTCATTATGACGGTCGCCGCGCTGATCGTGTTTCATAGCGTGATTTATGGGGCGCTGTTCCGCGCCTTCGAACGCATGGAATTCAATGCCGCCATTTTCGTCATACACAAAGTGATTCTGCTGGCGCTTACGCTGTACTGGCGCGAGCACGACCCCAGCATCCTCGCGCTATGCGGTTATTATCTGCTGGCGAACATTTGTCAGTTCCTGCTGTTTTACGCTTGCAGCCTGACGGTTTTCAAGCGCATTCCCTGGCGCTTCGATCCCGGCCTGTGGAAATACGTGCTGTTCGAATCGGCTCCCATTGGTTTGTCCATGATGTGTCGTCGCGCCACGCTGCATGTGGACACCCTTATCCTGAAAGCGATGGCCGCGCCCCTCGCACTGGGGTTGTTCAACGCCGCCTATCGGGTGATACAGATCATCGAAATGCTGCCTTTCACGCTGTCCATCCCAATCTATCCCAAACTGGCCCGCCTGGCCCTTGGCGATAAAGCGGACTTCAGTCGCTTTCTCAATCAGGTGCTGAAGTTCTACGCCATCCTGTCGCTGCCCATCGTGGCCTATGTATTCGTCTTCGCAGAGGACATCATTGGACTGATGTATACGCCGGAGTTCGCCTCTTCCGCCAATATCCTGCAAGCGTTGGCGGTAGCGATCTTCTTTATCTTTCCGTCCTCCATCATGATTTACGTTTACTCCGCCATGGGACGGCAACGCCTGTTCACCCTGATCTCCGTCGCCACCCTGGCTACTAACGCCATCCTGGATATTCTGCTGATTCCACACCTGCACGCCTTTGGCGCTGCAGTAGGCACGGTGACTGCAGAAGCCTTGTTCATAGCCGGATCGCTCTGGTTCCTGTATCGCCAGTCCGTGCCGGTGCAATGGGTGCGCATGTCTTACAAGCCGCTGTTGGCGTCATTGTTGGCGGGCTATGCAGTGAACGCGGTTTTCGCCTCTCCGGGACTGTTGCAGTTTATCCTGGCGTCACTGCTGTTCGCCGTCGCCTATCTGGCGCTGATCCTGGTCAGCAAAACGCTGAACCAGCGCGAGTTGGCGTTCCTGACGGCGTTGATCAAGCGTCGCCCCGCCGGCAAAGGTGCGCAGTAA
- a CDS encoding bacterial transcriptional activator domain-containing protein, producing the protein MNMLAGVQASLILAMLGAFLAPWINLPFAGGESGVQYAASMALSHPDMLGPVLLLLIAAPLLAISVHFNKPNLALTSAAFALAFLACVPGYLVALDPHTLPTYTDNIEDYRTLKRFFNSFFTPNKGQAIALPDTASFDSLGGRLELAFLCLEWGWYISIGAAVILFMMTLSKARLRFYPIALLILITPLALTLYPPMQAAKYKQDAQWRLTQGNPASAFGAMVIAFKLDPLLTYSEQASRLFSQLNAMVFKPENPASALYQSAQLETAGNRQEALDTLHSALQHRREDEFFPYVAHHTKRRLAILTDRVISRSYRHEQWDEALRALQEMLRVYPESDTLRAMASLAYMRQGVPESCLSSVSASLERIQGSSLRADLLATQGECLMMMGKVDQARQSFQLSIDADSVRNLRAVRGLSGS; encoded by the coding sequence ATGAATATGCTGGCGGGGGTTCAGGCGAGTCTGATTCTGGCGATGCTGGGCGCGTTCCTTGCTCCCTGGATCAATCTGCCCTTCGCCGGCGGCGAGTCTGGCGTGCAGTACGCTGCGTCGATGGCGCTGTCTCATCCGGATATGCTGGGCCCCGTCTTATTGCTTTTGATCGCCGCGCCTTTGCTGGCGATCAGCGTCCACTTCAACAAACCAAATCTCGCTTTAACGAGCGCCGCCTTCGCCCTGGCGTTTCTGGCGTGCGTTCCCGGTTACCTCGTCGCTCTCGATCCCCATACGTTGCCGACCTACACCGACAACATTGAGGACTATCGCACGTTGAAGCGGTTCTTCAATTCCTTCTTCACGCCCAATAAAGGCCAGGCTATCGCACTCCCTGACACCGCCAGCTTTGACTCCTTGGGCGGTCGTCTTGAGCTGGCGTTTCTGTGTCTGGAGTGGGGCTGGTATATCTCCATTGGCGCCGCCGTCATCCTCTTCATGATGACGCTGTCCAAGGCCCGCCTGCGCTTCTACCCCATTGCGCTGCTCATCCTGATCACGCCGTTGGCGTTGACGCTGTACCCACCCATGCAGGCGGCCAAATACAAACAGGACGCACAATGGCGTCTGACCCAGGGCAATCCGGCGTCCGCTTTTGGCGCCATGGTCATCGCCTTCAAGCTTGACCCCCTGCTGACTTACTCCGAGCAGGCAAGCCGGCTTTTCTCGCAATTGAACGCAATGGTATTCAAACCGGAAAACCCCGCCTCCGCGCTGTACCAATCGGCGCAGCTGGAAACCGCAGGCAATCGTCAGGAAGCGCTGGACACACTGCATTCCGCCCTGCAACACCGACGCGAGGACGAGTTTTTTCCTTATGTGGCGCATCACACCAAGCGCCGTCTCGCTATTCTGACTGATCGGGTTATCAGCCGCAGCTATCGTCACGAGCAGTGGGACGAGGCCCTGCGGGCGTTGCAGGAAATGCTGCGGGTCTATCCGGAAAGCGACACCCTGCGGGCAATGGCCAGTCTCGCCTATATGCGTCAGGGCGTGCCGGAAAGTTGTCTGAGCAGCGTCTCGGCTTCGCTCGAACGGATACAAGGCTCCAGCCTGCGCGCCGACTTGCTGGCGACACAAGGGGAATGCCTGATGATGATGGGCAAAGTGGATCAGGCGCGACAGTCGTTCCAGCTTTCCATTGACGCGGACAGCGTGCGCAATCTGCGCGCCGTGCGCGGGCTCAGCGGGTCATGA
- a CDS encoding glycosyltransferase family 39 protein — translation MSYQGVSQWTKWPRLRDQVYSLPVILLIATALITLSFSLRIGGLDARALTIDEATIASFVEGVLDKGYPHIFVSTMEVPLATYELVPYFLALSVKLGGFSEFTLRLPALLFSTGVLGLIFWISLRRFGLAAAIIAGLLYSLSSWSIYWSQNAFHPAQTQFFTLLTATAVYHLIQQERVRLRFALLVWALFSVTYLSWEGSGFLLPVMAVIVLIFKRNNLVWIFQRNLWVMYLLVILTLVAQGVRRVVLQQPHLMLGSGKGDVSLPQLGFLKDSWEPGFYFINFFGMETHLITGAVFLLGAYYAWKRPTLRFYYLVFLITLLCLSNFLLFYNAHYVFFIYPFFIISVGAILAFLIEDVTRLTIRVKAPAAAAIASFNLAALLLMAVMSMNSNLIHFYSIGNLGHLGFRSDYRDGFAGVDYRKVSATLKQGYREGDKVISMAPMPTKLYAGITPDYFLQTITDRKIVYDRNLDSPFYRDKFLGTVVLRSGRELQDVLNQNNRVWLVASPWNAMTLVIDADTLQFVQHSMRVVDESYDAILFLWQK, via the coding sequence ATGAGCTACCAAGGCGTATCGCAATGGACGAAATGGCCGCGGCTGCGCGACCAGGTTTATTCACTTCCCGTGATCCTGCTGATTGCGACGGCGCTGATTACTCTCTCTTTCAGTCTGCGCATCGGCGGCCTGGATGCGCGCGCGCTCACTATTGACGAAGCCACTATCGCCAGCTTCGTCGAAGGGGTGTTGGACAAGGGTTATCCCCACATTTTCGTCAGCACCATGGAAGTCCCCCTGGCCACTTATGAACTGGTGCCCTACTTTCTGGCGCTGTCAGTGAAACTGGGCGGCTTTTCCGAGTTCACCCTACGGCTGCCGGCGCTGTTATTCTCCACTGGCGTGTTGGGATTGATATTCTGGATCAGCCTGCGTCGCTTTGGACTGGCGGCGGCGATTATCGCCGGATTGCTGTACAGTCTTTCAAGCTGGTCTATCTATTGGTCGCAGAACGCATTTCATCCGGCGCAGACGCAGTTCTTCACGCTGCTAACCGCCACAGCGGTTTATCACCTGATACAGCAGGAGCGGGTTCGGCTGCGTTTCGCATTGTTGGTTTGGGCGCTGTTCTCGGTGACCTATCTGAGCTGGGAAGGTTCTGGGTTTCTGCTTCCAGTGATGGCCGTCATCGTGCTTATCTTCAAACGGAACAATCTGGTCTGGATCTTCCAGCGCAATCTCTGGGTGATGTATCTGCTGGTGATATTAACCCTGGTCGCTCAGGGCGTGCGTCGTGTGGTTCTGCAACAGCCGCACCTGATGCTGGGCTCCGGCAAAGGCGATGTCAGTCTGCCGCAGCTGGGCTTTCTGAAGGACAGCTGGGAGCCGGGCTTTTACTTCATCAACTTCTTCGGCATGGAAACCCATCTCATCACCGGCGCGGTATTCCTGCTCGGCGCTTACTACGCCTGGAAGCGTCCAACGCTGCGCTTTTATTATCTGGTGTTTCTTATCACGCTGTTGTGTCTCAGTAATTTTCTGCTGTTCTACAACGCCCACTATGTGTTCTTCATCTATCCGTTTTTCATTATCAGCGTCGGCGCCATTCTTGCGTTTTTGATTGAGGATGTAACGCGCCTCACTATCCGAGTGAAAGCCCCGGCGGCGGCGGCGATCGCCAGCTTCAATCTGGCGGCGCTCTTATTGATGGCGGTGATGTCGATGAACTCCAACCTGATCCATTTTTACAGCATCGGAAATCTGGGCCATCTGGGCTTTCGTTCTGACTATCGGGACGGTTTCGCCGGCGTGGACTACCGCAAAGTCTCCGCCACATTGAAGCAGGGCTATCGTGAAGGCGACAAAGTCATCAGCATGGCGCCGATGCCGACCAAACTGTACGCCGGCATTACGCCGGACTATTTCCTGCAAACTATTACCGATCGCAAGATCGTCTACGACCGTAACCTGGACTCCCCCTTCTATCGGGACAAGTTTCTGGGCACGGTGGTGCTTCGCAGCGGCAGGGAGCTACAGGATGTACTGAACCAAAACAATCGGGTCTGGCTGGTGGCCTCCCCCTGGAATGCGATGACGCTGGTCATCGACGCGGACACCTTGCAATTCGTCCAACACAGTATGCGCGTGGTGGATGAGAGTTACGACGCCATACTCTTTTTATGGCAGAAATGA
- a CDS encoding nucleotidyltransferase family protein, producing MNMEARATHIRCIILAGGKGARLRSRVADLPKPMAPVDNRPFLELLLDQLEQQNIHDIVLSLGYKSEHIVRHFAERPRETQRLEFVIEDAPMGTGGAIRMAAERHPAPYYLVLNGDSFCHTDLQDFISSVYRSEFTNGMLAALQPDCSRYGKLTVHKHSGKVIMIEEKKPNAGPGLINAGVYFLSAEFLHKHCLQQGAFSFEQTAFPALVGGGLYAYTKAGPFIDIGIPEDYDFLCAHKEQFFPQREATLSALSE from the coding sequence ATGAACATGGAAGCTAGAGCAACGCACATTCGCTGCATCATTCTGGCCGGCGGCAAGGGCGCCCGGCTACGTTCACGGGTTGCGGACCTGCCCAAACCCATGGCGCCGGTGGATAACCGCCCATTTCTGGAGTTGCTGCTGGATCAGCTCGAACAGCAGAACATTCACGATATAGTGTTGTCCCTCGGATATAAAAGCGAGCATATCGTGCGCCACTTCGCAGAGCGCCCCCGTGAAACCCAGCGCCTGGAGTTCGTTATCGAAGACGCGCCCATGGGGACCGGCGGCGCCATCCGTATGGCGGCGGAACGACATCCTGCGCCTTACTATCTGGTGCTCAATGGAGACAGCTTTTGCCATACCGACCTGCAGGATTTTATTTCCTCTGTTTACCGCAGTGAGTTCACCAACGGCATGCTGGCCGCGCTACAGCCTGATTGCTCCCGTTACGGCAAACTCACCGTGCACAAACACAGCGGCAAAGTGATCATGATTGAGGAGAAAAAACCGAACGCCGGCCCTGGCCTGATCAACGCCGGCGTCTATTTCCTCAGCGCCGAGTTCTTACATAAACACTGCCTGCAACAGGGCGCGTTTTCGTTCGAACAAACCGCCTTTCCGGCTTTGGTGGGCGGAGGACTGTACGCCTATACCAAGGCCGGTCCGTTTATCGATATCGGCATACCCGAAGACTATGACTTTTTATGCGCCCACAAGGAGCAGTTCTTTCCACAGCGGGAAGCAACCCTTTCTGCGCTTAGTGAGTGA
- a CDS encoding D-sedoheptulose-7-phosphate isomerase, whose amino-acid sequence MNIDMEYVKERIRDSIAVKQRVLADQALMEKVLRLGQVCVEVYKRGNKVILAGNGGSAADAQHIAAEFVSRFEFDRPGLPALAVTTDTSMLTAIGNDYGYERVFARQVEANAKPGDLFIGITTSGNSKNILVALESAKEMDLITAAFAGSGGKVQELAEHVINVPSTHTPRIQECHIMIGHIICGIVEDAIFGEAAA is encoded by the coding sequence ATGAACATTGACATGGAATATGTAAAAGAACGCATCAGAGATTCGATTGCAGTCAAACAGCGCGTGCTCGCGGACCAAGCGCTGATGGAAAAAGTGCTCCGTCTGGGTCAGGTCTGCGTTGAAGTTTATAAAAGGGGCAATAAGGTTATCCTGGCGGGCAATGGCGGCAGCGCGGCGGATGCGCAGCACATCGCAGCGGAATTCGTCAGCCGCTTTGAATTTGATCGTCCCGGATTGCCCGCCCTGGCGGTGACCACGGATACGTCCATGCTCACGGCCATCGGCAATGATTATGGCTACGAGCGGGTTTTCGCGCGTCAGGTGGAGGCCAACGCCAAACCCGGCGACCTGTTTATCGGCATCACGACATCCGGTAATTCCAAAAACATACTGGTCGCTCTGGAGAGCGCCAAAGAAATGGACCTGATCACCGCCGCCTTCGCCGGTTCCGGCGGCAAGGTGCAGGAGCTGGCGGAGCACGTCATCAACGTTCCCTCCACACATACGCCAAGAATTCAGGAATGCCACATCATGATCGGACACATTATCTGCGGTATCGTGGAAGACGCGATATTCGGCGAAGCCGCCGCCTGA
- a CDS encoding D-alanine--D-alanine ligase family protein — MKIAVLFGGTSEERDVSIASAAQIIPALRSLGHEVFSVDTATGQLSGTDEMRLLQAGVAPEPPSTSVIADVRGRAIALSAEAFNIRDVDVVFLALHGGAGEDGRIQAMLDLAGLAYTGSNHIASAVAMDKDLSKQLFRAAGVPTPDWLMAPASSDEVAQKLGWPVVVKPSKQGSTVGLSVVREASELAKAIELAMNYDDEVMIEKFIPGREFTVGILDGRALLVGEIIVPNEIFDYHAKYQVGAASEIFPANISETDAAAMQEIALRAHAALKLGVYSRIDFRVEDNGAVWCLEGNSLPGMTANSLLPQAARAAGIEFPELLERICRGAVT; from the coding sequence ATGAAAATCGCAGTTTTATTCGGCGGCACGAGTGAAGAGCGGGATGTCTCTATCGCCAGCGCCGCGCAAATTATTCCGGCGCTGCGTAGTCTGGGGCATGAGGTGTTTTCCGTGGATACGGCCACTGGACAACTGTCTGGGACGGATGAAATGCGTCTTCTGCAAGCGGGTGTGGCGCCGGAGCCGCCGTCGACGTCGGTTATCGCCGATGTGCGAGGTCGCGCTATCGCCTTGTCTGCGGAGGCTTTTAATATCCGTGACGTTGATGTTGTTTTTCTGGCGTTGCATGGCGGCGCAGGAGAAGACGGACGGATTCAGGCAATGTTGGATCTGGCTGGTCTGGCGTATACCGGCAGTAATCATATTGCGAGTGCGGTGGCCATGGACAAAGACCTGAGTAAGCAACTGTTCCGCGCCGCCGGCGTACCCACGCCGGATTGGTTGATGGCGCCAGCGAGCAGTGATGAAGTGGCGCAAAAGTTAGGTTGGCCAGTGGTCGTCAAACCCAGCAAGCAAGGTTCCACGGTTGGTTTAAGCGTGGTGCGGGAAGCGTCGGAGTTGGCGAAGGCGATTGAGCTTGCGATGAATTACGACGATGAAGTCATGATTGAGAAGTTCATCCCTGGACGAGAATTCACTGTCGGAATATTAGATGGGCGGGCGTTGCTAGTAGGCGAAATCATCGTTCCTAACGAGATATTTGATTACCACGCCAAGTATCAGGTGGGCGCCGCCAGCGAAATATTTCCGGCGAATATTTCTGAGACTGACGCCGCCGCTATGCAGGAGATCGCATTGCGTGCGCATGCCGCGCTGAAGTTGGGCGTGTACAGCCGAATCGATTTCCGTGTGGAGGATAACGGCGCAGTATGGTGTCTGGAAGGTAATTCGTTGCCGGGGATGACTGCGAACAGTCTATTGCCGCAAGCGGCGAGGGCCGCCGGTATTGAATTTCCCGAACTTCTGGAGCGGATCTGCCGTGGCGCTGTAACTTGA